aaTCAGTAGTTTATTTACTTTTGTTTGAAGTTCCCAACAAACAGTAGCTGCAATCTTTCTGGTCTCCAACGGAAGGAAAGtgggagagaaagaaaaagaaaaaacttttccttttaacaaacaaaagaaagaaagcgaAAGTCAGGCATTTTCTTTGGATACCTTCGCTTTGATCTCATGCTCCTGAGCTCTGTTTGCAATTTCTGATTTGGGTTTGCGAGTGCACGCCAACTAGTGAAGTGGGTCGGTCTTGGTTTTTGGTTTGGTCTTCGGTTAGTGGGTCTCTctccctttttctctctctggTTGGTTTTTGGTATTTTGGGTTTGTTAGAATGAGATTTGGTTGGTTCTAATTTGGTTTTGGTAGAGATCTTACGTAATCCTTTTGTGGGTCTCTGTTTAAATCTGGTTTCGTTGCCTTTTATGCCATACAAGTTTGGTTTTATCATTTCCCAGATATTAGATTTATGTCACTGTAATAAAAAATCTTGTGGATATTTtgtaactgaaaaaaaaaaatcatttctggGGTTAAAATTGGGTTTCCCAGATAGAGATTTTGAGGGTTTTTTTCTTAGGAATTATCTTAGAATTTTTGTTGGCCGGTGGAGTCGTAAAGAAATTGTTAGCTAAGGGTGGTGATTTGTAATCAGAAGGagctgtttttttattttttatttttttagttttattttcaattttgttgcaTCTGGCTATTGTGGAGATCTGGGAATTGTTTCATCTCTTATGCCCCATGAAGAACCTTTTTCCTTCTGAATCATGTAAAGAAACACAGCTCAATGCCTTTAATCCACAGTCATGGCTCCAAGTTGAAAGAGGGAAGCTTTCCAAATTCTCATCACAGTCCTCTTCTTCCATGTAAGTTATCCTTCCATGTAAGCTTTCCAAATTCCGTTTTTGGCtttctgtttggtttctgagaaactGGAGGAAAAGAATCTGAAATTGGAACCTTAAAGTTTCCATTGTTTTGGTTCCAAGTAAACCTCAGCCAAGAATTTTGTTTGCTAAGTATTACAGCAATCCTCAGTTTTCTCAGAACCCAGACGGAGCCTCCAAGGATTAAATTATctcttttttcataaaattgagaTGGTATTTTTGTTAAATGTGTGTAGAGAATCTCTTATCAAGGTTCCTGAGCCACCCATACTTCCATTCTTTAAACCTGTCGATTATGTAGAAGTTCTAGCTCAAATCCATGAAGAACTTGAGTCATGTCCTCCACAAGAGAGGTCGAATCTTTATTTATTACAGTTTCAGGTCTTTAGGGGCCTTGGGGAAGTTAAACTGATGCGGAGAAGTCTCCGTTCAGCTTGGCAGAGAGCCAGTACTGTTCAGGAGAAACTCATTTTTGGGGCATGGCTGAAGTATGAAAAGCAAGGAGAAGAGCTCATTGCTGACTTACTTGCCTCTTGTGGTAAATGTGCACAGGAGTTTGGCCCAATAGACATTGCCTCTCAACTTCCTGCAGATTCAAATACAAGTTCCAATGAGGCTGTTGTGATGAATGggaatgaaattttgaaaactgtCATTTTCCGAATTGGGGATGAGAAAATTGTTTGTGACAGGCAGAAGATTGCGGGCCTGTCAGCTCCTTTTCATGCTATGCTTAATGGGTGTTTCACAGAATCACTCCAAGAGGACATAGATTTGTCTGAAAATAACATTTCACCATCAGGTATGAGGGCAATCCATGAGTTCTGTATGACAGGCAGTTTAGGTGAAGTCCCACCAGATCTtttgttagaaatattaatatttgggAACAAATTTTGCTGTGAGAGGCTAAAAGATGCTTGTGGCAGGAAACTTGCATCTTTGGTTTCCTCTAGAGATGATGCTGTGGAACTCATGGACTATGCACTTGAAGAGAACTCCCCTGTCCTTGCTGCATCATGTTTGCAAGTGTTTCTACATGAACTTCCTGATTGTTTGAATGACAATCGAGTGCTGGAAATATTAAGTGATGCTAATAGACAACAGAGATCAATCATGGTTGGGCCTGCTTCATTTTCACTCTATTGTTTCTTAAGTGAAGTTGCTATGGCCCTTGATCCTCGGTCAGATACAACGGCTTGTTTCTTGGAACGATTGGTAGAGTCTGCTGAGAGTAGCCGGCAGAGATTGTTGGCATGTCATCAGTTGGGCTGTGTGAGGCTTCTGAGGAAAGAGTATGATGAAGCTGAACAGCTCTTTGAGGCAGCTCTAAAGGCAGGCCATGTATACTCTGTCGCAGGTTTAGTGAGACTGGGTTACCTTAAGGGCCATAAACTTTGGTCTTATGACAAACTCAGCTCTGTGATTTCCTCTTTTACTCCACTTGGATGGATGTATCAGGAGAGGTCACTGTATTGTGAAGGCGATAAGAGGTGGGAAGACCTTGAGAAAGCAACCGAGTTGGACCCGACACTTACTTACCCCTACATGTATCGAGCTGCTTCCTTGATGAGGAAACAGAATGTTCAAGCTGCTCTTGCAGAAATCAATCAGGTCCTAGGTTTCAAGCTAGCATTAGAATGTTTGGAACTCCGGTTTTGTTTCTATCTGGCGGTTGAGAACTATGAAGCGGCATTTTGTGATGTTCAGGCAATTCTTACGCTCTCCCCAGACTACAGGATGTTTGAGGGACGGGTTGCAGCATCCCAACTTCGCATGCTTGTGCGTGAGCATGTTGAGAGTTGGACAACAGCAGATTGCTGGCTACAGTTGTATGATCGGTGGTCTTCAGTTGATGATATTGGGTCCCTCTCTGTTATCTACCAGATGCTTGAATCTGATGCTGCAAAAGGTGTTCTTTACTTCAGACAGTCTTTGCTTCTCCTGAGGTACATTCTGGACTAAAGTTCCCCTTCACATTGTGATACAATTTTCTTAATAAGGCGTCAAAATTTTTAGCTTACTTTCTAATTatgcatatttaaaatttatagctTATAATTCCATAATTTGTGAGGTTTTCATTAGTCTTCAATTGATCTAAGTAGTGATGAATCATGGATGTCCTAAATATTATCAATTAACTTCCAAGTCCCAAGTtgtctaaaattttttttaattatttggacTATTTCCAGAATATTAAAATATGcttctttttttctgttttgatACTAGTAAAGAGTGATGTGTtggacatttttaatataaagccCATTTCTATGTGTGTCCATTAAGAGTTTGAACACATCCAAGCCTGCCACCATCATTTACTTTGGGAAAATATgtggaaaaagtgaaaaatgtaCGCATGTATTTTTGTTGCAGAACCTGCTATAgggttatattttattttttttacatcattttATTAATTACAAGATAATGATGaatgattaaatattttatttaattggtcaaagttgtttatgtcaagGGCAACAGAAACCTCATGATCTTGCTTGCTAGGTTGAACTGCCCAGAAGCAGCCATGCGAAGTTTACAGCTTGCCCGTCAACATGCATCTAATGAACATGAACGTCTAGTATACGAGGGATGGATCTTATATGATACAGGTCACTGTGAGGAAGGGCTTCGGAAAGCAGAGGAGTCTATTGGCCTTAAAAGATCTTTTGAGGCCTTCTTCTTGAAAGCCTATGCATTGGCTGACTCTAGCCAGGATCCATCATGTTCATCGACTGTTGTTTCACTTCTTGAAGATGCCTTAAAGTGCCCCTCAGATAGGCTTCGCAAAGGTCAGGTATGGTTTTTCTGTCACCTGACAATTCCATGATAACTTCTCTTATATTTGCTACAGATTTTTGGTCAAAGCCTTGTAGCCTAATTACTAGAGGTCAGATACACTAATATTTTTCACCTTTCAGCTATATCGACTGTCACGTCTTTTAGTTAAATCACGGTACACATTTCTTTTCCCCACCGTCTCAACCTTCACAACTATTCAACAGAAATTGTCAAGTTACCAACTTTCCTAAAGGTCTAACCTGTTAAGATATAGGCCCATGATATATATTATGCAAACAGAAATGCTAGTGAATTCATTAGTTATTCATATTAAAGAAATTGGATAAGTCCAGCATGTTCTTGTAGCTCATAGACACACAAGCTGGCATCTTGGgttgtttattttaaatcttagcAGTTTTTCCCCTACAAAACAAGAACTATGTGCAAGCTCAAAGCAATAAGAGAAATTCACATGGGAGTGTGAGAACAGGAGAAAAACGAGGGCCAGTAAAAGAATAAGTTTCGAACTGGCCACGGTTATTGATCTCCAAATAGATTTGACTGAGGTGATACCCAATTtctgaaaaatgttaaaatatggACCTTGAGAAGTCACCACATGTTTGGACCCTGGATAACATTGTTGATGAGGAAAATCGGTTACCATCTTAATTAACGTAACATCTAGAAGACATTGCCATGGTTACTCTTATCAGATGTCATGTTGTCTGGTTGCTGCCAAGCGGAGAACTCAGGATAATATTTTGTATTGATAGTAGtatcatttttatgatagaAATACAGTTCAGACTCTGTTAACAGGGTGGCATTTACTAGCATATCCCCACCTTTAACTGATCATAATGTAGGTTAATGAGCTGGGGCCTTAATTTTTCCTTGTTATATAAAGAAGTTGCTACTGTGAACATGTATTTATCCATCTCAGTAAAGTAAAAATGCAGTTTCTAAGTTGTAGTCGATAATGAAATGGTGCGGAATTCTGGATTAATGAATTTGTGAGCCATGATATTTCTGTTTCATTCTATATGTTATTTGATATGTTAAATAAATAGTCGTAGAAGTTGTTGGATTTTTAACATTTCCTAATCACCCGTCTCCATTTGCCAGGCCCTTAACAACCTTGGCAGCGTGTACGTTGACTGTGGGAAATTAGAGTTGGCTGCTGATTGCTACATCAATGCCCTCAAAATCCGGCACACCCGAGCCCACCAGGGCCTTGCTAGGGTTCATTTCCTCAAAAATGATAAGACTGCtgcataccttgaaatgaccaAACTGATTGAGAAGGCCAGGAACAATGCTTCTGCCTATGAGAAAAGGTCCGAGTACTGTGAACGTGAACTCACAAAGGCAGATCTGGAGATGGTCACTAGATTAGACCCGCTTCGGGTTTACCCTTACAGATATCGAGCTGCAGGTCAGATTATTTTCCTCCTCACTTGCCTTGTGTACAGTTCCAACCGTCCAAATGCCTGTAGCATACAGACCCCTCCAACTCACCCATTGATTTCTGCTTTGCACATTATTCTATCTCAGAATCAACCATGATCCTGACCTTTCCTTCAAGAGGAGCACCCACATCTTCTCTTGATTATGAGAGATAATGGGTCTGTTGGGgaacatttttgaaaacagatctcagaaaaaataatttttgataacagttcttaaaaacaattctcaattggttttcaaaaacaaaattgtgtttgggaattGACATATGAAAAAAAGTTTTCTCAGTTTATTcgttatgaaaatattatacaCTTGTGTACAATACATCTTTTTAATTGTTACTCAAAACACAACacaaaaaaactgttttctattgaaagtttgtcaaacattttctgttatgaaaaatagaaaactgatTTGGTTCCTAACAAGCCCAAAATCAGTAAGGCagattgtgtgtgtgtgtgtgttttttttttttttttttcccgagATTCAAGTGGATAACGAGGCTGTAACATGGTATTTGGATTGGTGGGGCAGTTTTGATGGACAGCCACAAAGAGAAGGAAGCAATAGCAGAACTGTCAAGAGCAATAGCATTCAAGGCAGACCTTCACCTTCTACACCTGAGGGCAGCCTTTCATGAGCACATTGGAGATGTGTTGGGCGCACTGCGAGACTGTAGAGCTGCCCTCTCTGTGGATCCTAACCATCAAGAGATGTTGGAGCTTCATAGCCGTGTCAACAGCCATGAACCATGACCCATGACCCATCAACCcagacaaaaggaaaaaagattgaaacatagaaaaagcaagaaaatattGTCAAATGCCTCGATCACCCACCATCACAACCTTGTATACTAGTGACCTTCTGCATTTAGCCTTCTCATTATCTTCTATCtccctcatttttcttttctttttttttcttttgatttttgtaatttatgcTTTGAGATTTTTggtaatataatttaatgaataCCAAAATTATGCatgttttcctctctctttttcattttttgtagaAATTTTTAAGCTTTTGAGGTATCGGGTTAGTATGTTTTTTTCATCGACAATTGGGGTAAAATGTCTACAAATTTTCAGGTCGTCCCTGTATTACAGTGATGAGAGATCCTTTGAGCAGTGGCTAGGGTAgggtttctaattttttttctttcttgtttttataaataacaAACTGTAGTAGGAGTGTCTAAATTTCAatatgaaattagggtttttttttttttggtatattagttttgtttcttaaaatttattttatgtgaatGGCATTTGAATTATGagtatttgtttgttttctttgcgGTTGAGGAGAAAATTTTGTTAGGGTTAAGAAAAGAAGCCAAATTTCGGAATCTTGGGTTGATGATTGTTTGGCACCCAGGAAAATTAAAACCCTGGTCTCCCAACTTCCAACTGCCTCGTGTTGTACGGAAACCAAGATAATGTGTACGATAAgcttgaaaatttcattttctttccttggttTTCTCAGTAATTACGATACTTTCCGGGATCGGATTACACTGAATCATCTCTTGGGGGTGGTTTCTTCTAATCTTCTGTTTGGTAGCTCAGGACCaggaggaaaatgaaagaaatttaaGATCTCGGATCGGCTGTTACACGCTGAAATCATTCAGCACCTTTGTTTAGTCCGCATAACCCGCAGTTTTCTAAGTCGGTTTAATCTTACGGTCAAGTGAAGTGGAGGTTTTCATCTTTGAAATCGAATATTCAAGATTTTGATCCCTTTTCTTTTCCGCCCTTTCTCAGCAACCGAAgcatttagggtttttgaagttttctttcctttctattttcttttacagACCTAGGGTTTGATCAACAATTTATCCATGAATGAATTTAAGATCGTGTCACTGCTGTTAGGGCTTTTCGTATGTAGAATTCCATCTTCCAATGGAGTCAGTGTATCATGTATGATGGTTTACGATGAAGGTGGGGCAGCTGCAGTTTTCCGATCGCCGGAATGCCCTGACTGGAAACCAATTCACAACCAGACGCTGAATTGCCAGTTTGCGACAATCCGGGGATGGAGAGAATATCAGGAGGATCGAATATCTTGTGATCTTGATATGAAGATACCCTTGCTTGGTATAATCTCAATCTTGTTCATCTATTTTTCTATTCTGTTGTAATAGAGGTTTGTCTTGAAGAAAACTGGAATCTCATTCCCGGCACAGGATGCTTTTTCCTTTAGGCTTTTGTTTGGATCTCGGGAAACGAGGGAAAGGAGaggaaaaatgccaaaaacagcttgtgaaaaaaaaacagattcaTTTGAAAGCAATTTTCTTCGCCTACCCTACTTTTTCCTTTCCATGTTCTCCTTGAAACCCAAATGTAGAGTGTCCATTTAGTAATTCTGGTTGAAAAcaatttctgattttaaaaaaatatatttgatattttttttttagaatttattttaaaaatagattttttttttaggattgagttcacaaatatattttgtttgtgaaaaacaattcataattatttttaagaaccatTTCCCAAAACTACAAGTCCGGAATTGtttttcaaactcaaaaaatatttttactaattttttttttttttatggaaaacattcttttaaaaatttgttctatttcacctattttttagggtttattttaaaaattaattgtacaaacataaaaattattaaaaataaataaaaattatttttaaataatatttggatAAACATGGCCTTGACACAGATGCAGGCAAAAGAGAGACCAGGGAGATGAGGGTTGGTGTGGTGGGAGTGTTTGATGGCCATGGTGGTGAGGAGGCCAGTGATATGGCCTCCAAGCTTTTCATGGATTATTTTCTTCTGCACACCATCTTCAACATCTATAAGAAAATGATAGCATTCAATAAAGAACAAGACACAGATCTTCAATCAAAAGAAGGGGATGAATCACTACAAATGAAGATTTTGAGGGAGGCATTGTTGAGGACAATTCATGAAATTGACCTAAAATTTTCCAAGGCAAGTGTACCTTTGTTTCATTACGTTTTTGAGGTAATTTTCCTTATGACCCATCTGGTTTTCTCTCTACTTTCAGGAAGCTCTTCAAAGCAATCTTCATGCAGGATCCACAGCCACTGTTGTTGTTATCATAGATGGTCAAATTTTGGTTGGGAATGTTGGTGACTCAAAGGCCCTTCTATGCTCAGAAAAGAAGAGCAAATCTCACCAAGTGACTCAAGGTCCAGTTTCTCTCTCTGTTGCTTAGGATTATGTTAATTCTTTATTTAGTTTAATGCTAAATTACATGTTCCAAAGGTTAGGGTGGGCAAAACAGCTGATAAATCAATGAACTCAGAAAAATCTAATCAAACCAAGTTGAACAAAATTAAGACTGCATATGACATTAGGAGTGTTTATAATGGAAGTGTTTTCTTTAGAAATGTTGGTATGATTCCTCAAGAAGCATTATaagtatcatttttaaaaacacagTCAGACGAACTTAAGAGTTCCTTTGGTAGTGTGCatatagaaaagttaaaaaatcacttgtaatccTTCCtaaagaaatattagaaaacacGTGATAGATAAttctttcaaaaacacttttaataaaatattgtcaaacacactctaattgatattttcaaaaattctaaattttgagGTTAACCCGATATAGGCCCGTTATCACACTACCTATTTAGGTTTCATGGCAATATGCAAAGAAAATGTACGAGTTTAATTTTGAGTCAAACAAAATCAATCGAActaaatcaaaccaaaccaatGTTAAGTTGCAGTCGCTTGTGTCAATAAATAATTGggtttaatttagtttcaatcTAATTAAAATTGACTAACTGGGTTTGGTTATCGGGTTTGATTATATTATCAGCATGCATTTTCTTGTTTGGTGCAAGCTGACTGCATGCATGTTACCTCAAAGAACAGGTAGGATATATTTTTCAGCTCAAGAACTGACAAGGGATCATCATCCGGATAGAGAAGATGAAAGAGCCCGAATTGAAGCATCCGGTGGTTCTATTATTGTTTGGGGGGTGCCTCGCGTCAATGGTATTCTTGCAATGTCTCGATCAATTGGTGATGTTTACTTAAAAAGGTCTGTTTCTTAACCTAGACAAATTCTGTTTCTTGctcttttttcatttgttttaggCTTCTTCATTTCCAATAATGGGTGGAAACGATTCAACCCAACCATGAAGGTCGGCTTGATTtgagaaatatgaaaattgatttctatttgatagtaattttaggaaacgtttttagtatttttaatacttgaaaatttttatcattcaagtgttagaaatgctaaaaacactttctagaatcacttCCAAATGCACTCTTAATCTGCAATTTAAGA
Above is a genomic segment from Vitis riparia cultivar Riparia Gloire de Montpellier isolate 1030 chromosome 7, EGFV_Vit.rip_1.0, whole genome shotgun sequence containing:
- the LOC117918307 gene encoding ETO1-like protein 1, giving the protein MKNLFPSESCKETQLNAFNPQSWLQVERGKLSKFSSQSSSSIESLIKVPEPPILPFFKPVDYVEVLAQIHEELESCPPQERSNLYLLQFQVFRGLGEVKLMRRSLRSAWQRASTVQEKLIFGAWLKYEKQGEELIADLLASCGKCAQEFGPIDIASQLPADSNTSSNEAVVMNGNEILKTVIFRIGDEKIVCDRQKIAGLSAPFHAMLNGCFTESLQEDIDLSENNISPSGMRAIHEFCMTGSLGEVPPDLLLEILIFGNKFCCERLKDACGRKLASLVSSRDDAVELMDYALEENSPVLAASCLQVFLHELPDCLNDNRVLEILSDANRQQRSIMVGPASFSLYCFLSEVAMALDPRSDTTACFLERLVESAESSRQRLLACHQLGCVRLLRKEYDEAEQLFEAALKAGHVYSVAGLVRLGYLKGHKLWSYDKLSSVISSFTPLGWMYQERSLYCEGDKRWEDLEKATELDPTLTYPYMYRAASLMRKQNVQAALAEINQVLGFKLALECLELRFCFYLAVENYEAAFCDVQAILTLSPDYRMFEGRVAASQLRMLVREHVESWTTADCWLQLYDRWSSVDDIGSLSVIYQMLESDAAKGVLYFRQSLLLLRLNCPEAAMRSLQLARQHASNEHERLVYEGWILYDTGHCEEGLRKAEESIGLKRSFEAFFLKAYALADSSQDPSCSSTVVSLLEDALKCPSDRLRKGQALNNLGSVYVDCGKLELAADCYINALKIRHTRAHQGLARVHFLKNDKTAAYLEMTKLIEKARNNASAYEKRSEYCERELTKADLEMVTRLDPLRVYPYRYRAAVLMDSHKEKEAIAELSRAIAFKADLHLLHLRAAFHEHIGDVLGALRDCRAALSVDPNHQEMLELHSRVNSHEP
- the LOC117918308 gene encoding probable protein phosphatase 2C 51 isoform X1 is translated as MNEFKIVSLLLGLFVCRIPSSNGVSVSCMMVYDEGGAAAVFRSPECPDWKPIHNQTLNCQFATIRGWREYQEDRISCDLDMKIPLLDAGKRETREMRVGVVGVFDGHGGEEASDMASKLFMDYFLLHTIFNIYKKMIAFNKEQDTDLQSKEGDESLQMKILREALLRTIHEIDLKFSKEALQSNLHAGSTATVVVIIDGQILVGNVGDSKALLCSEKKSKSHQVTQGRIYFSAQELTRDHHPDREDERARIEASGGSIIVWGVPRVNGILAMSRSIGDVYLKRHGVISTPELTGWRALTANDSYLVVASDGIFESLTPDDICDFIGHQKSGLSSSSSLAHCIVDIAFEKGSTDNLSVIVVPLISK
- the LOC117918308 gene encoding probable protein phosphatase 2C 51 isoform X2; this encodes MNEFKIVSLLLGLFVCRIPSSNGVSVSCMMVYDEGGAAAVFRSPECPDWKPIHNQTLNCQFATIRGWREYQEDRISCDLDMKIPLLGKRETREMRVGVVGVFDGHGGEEASDMASKLFMDYFLLHTIFNIYKKMIAFNKEQDTDLQSKEGDESLQMKILREALLRTIHEIDLKFSKEALQSNLHAGSTATVVVIIDGQILVGNVGDSKALLCSEKKSKSHQVTQGRIYFSAQELTRDHHPDREDERARIEASGGSIIVWGVPRVNGILAMSRSIGDVYLKRHGVISTPELTGWRALTANDSYLVVASDGIFESLTPDDICDFIGHQKSGLSSSSSLAHCIVDIAFEKGSTDNLSVIVVPLISK